Sequence from the Nitrosopumilus maritimus SCM1 genome:
ATCAAATTCTGAGTTTTGTAAGAACTTTGATGTTGCAACACATCACAATTAATATCAGTTCCAACAACTAGAGAGAAATTTTCAGAGAGTAATTTTGTGAGATATCCAGAACCACTTCCAATATCTAGTGCATACTCTCCATTTTCATTTTCAATGTTTTCTGCAATGAAAAAAGTATCCTCAGATGGAGGATATTCATCATTTTTTGAGAATTTGTTTTGCAAGATTTACTATTTCATCTCCGGTCAAGGTATCAACTCGTTTCTCCAAATCAGATTCTTTATGGAATTGTTTTAGAATGTTCTTTACAGTTTTGCGCCTGTACGAAAAGATCTCATTGATTGTAGAAATTAGTGTTTTATCCATATCAGTTTTCTTTGTTATTTTTAGAACTACAGAATCAACTTTTGGTGGAGGAGAAAAATTATTTTTATTAACATTGGAGATTTTTTCAATATCAAATGCATGTGTGGCAATAATGCTGATTGCTTTTCGATCTTTTGATTTTGCAACAAGTTTTTGTGCAAATTCTTTTTGCACCATGATTACTCCATGGGAGAATGTGCGCTGAGCTAGCCATTCAATAGCGTCTTTACTTTTAGAATAGGGCAAATTAGATACAAACACAGAAAACGTGTCTTTTTTCTTAAACCCGTCACCTGATTTTAACACAAGATTGTCAATATCAGAGAATGTGTTTTTTGCCTTTTTGATTAGATTCTCATCTGCATCAACTGAGATTACCTTTTTTGCCTTTTTACACAATAGGGGAGTTAACACGCCTAATCCAGTTCCAATCTCATAAACAATGTCATTTTTTGTAATTTTAGCCTCAGATACAATAGATTCTGCAATTAATTGTGAGTTGAGAAAGTGTTGTCCTAGCAGTTTTCGCTTTATCATCTCTTTACAAAGAGATTCATTCTACTTTCGCCAGTAATTTCATCCATGATTCGTTCTGTGATGTGTTTAATTGGTTCTTTGAATCCAACTCTTTCTTGCAAGTCTTCATAGCTCTCAAATAGTTTCTTTTCTCGTTCTTCAAGCATCGTCTTCATGTAGGTTTTACCAATTCCTGGAATCAATTCCAATGCATGTATTCTAGGAGTTAGTGGTTGTGCTTTGTTTAGATATTCTACAAACTTTGATTCATTTTCAGTTACAATAGTTTCAACTACATTTTGTAATTCAGTTTGAGCAGATGAAGAAATTTTCTCATACTCCATCTTGCCCAATACAGATTCAACTTTAGTTCTACCTTCCTTTCCGATGTAAATTTTCTCACCAACTTCAAATGTAGAATTTGCTATTCCAAGAATCTCCAATAATGTTAATCTGTTTTCACCAATTGCAGTGATGATTATTCCTTCTCTTCCTCTTACAGTTGACGATTTTCCTCTAGGATTAAAATCTAGAACATATGCATATTCCTCATATTTTCTAGGTGGGGATTGGGCCCTATACAAAATAAAATACTCCTGAGAAATTAAGAATGCTCCTTGATTATTTTGAGCATTTTTTCTAGAGTTTCAGCAAGAATTAATTTTTTCCAACCAAAGGTGAAAGAACGTAATTCTGCCATACTTGTTGGTCTAATGTTAACAATTTCAACAGCTTCGTCTTCTGTCAATTCACATTCCTTGATGAGTTTTTTCTTCATCTCTTTAGCATCTTTAGGATCAAGTGATACAAATTTTGAAACATAATCATAGGTCCAACGTTGAATTTGGTCCATTTCTTCAGGATCAACTTTGCCTAAGATTTCTTTAACTTCTGAAAGAGAAATAGCTTGTTTCTTTTGTACTTCTTCCATAATTATACACCGAATGGTTTTATGTGGTCCAATCTAGTGATTAAGGTTTTCGATTTGTTTCCTAATTTTACATCTAGAGTGACTGCACGTCTTCCCACATTTGTGATCATACCGACTTTGCCGTGGTATCTTCTGTGAGGTAATCCTTTGTGCTGTCTAGGATCTATAATGACAAGTGCTTGTTGACCTTCTTTGTATTCACGTAACAGGAATGAGACTCCTCTAGGAGCATCTTTTTTCATAACTGATCTGGATTTGTGTTTGAATCCATGTGAACGACCAGAAGATTTCTTAGTTGCCATGTAGTGTGAAACCTTCCAAAGCCCTATTTTAAGACTTAGAACACAGTCTACTGGAATTAACCTACAATATCGGTTCGTAGTTGTCCACAGGCAGCTGAGATCTCTGTACCTTTTTCCACACGTACAGTACAATTTACGCCAGATTTTCGCAATATTTGCTCAAATTCTAAGACATTTTTCTCAGATGGACGCTTAAAGTCACCAGCAGTAGGATTAATTGGAATAATGTTGACGTGTGAGCCGTTTCCTCTCAAAAGTCTTGCAAGTTCATGAGCAATTTCCGGAGAGTCGTTGACTCCTTCCATCAGAGCATACTCAAATGTGACACGTCGTCCAGTTTTTTTAAAATAATCTCGTCCAGATTTTATGATGTCTTCAACAGAGTTAGGTCCTGCAGTTGGAACAAGTTTTTTTCGTAATTCATTGTTCGGTGCATGAAGCGAAATGGCAAGACCAATCTGAAGATTTTCTTCAGCTAGTTTTTCAATTCCAGATGTAATGCCAATAGTAGAAATTGTAATGTGTCTTTGTCCTAATCCAAAACCTCTGTCATGTGTTAGAATTTTTACAGCTCGAATCATTTCATCATAATTTGCCATTGGTTCGCCCATTCCCATAAAGACCAGGTTTGTAACATGTTCTCCACGTTGTTCTAAAAGTTCAGCAAAATGAATTACTTGAGATACAATGTGTTCAGCTTTTAGATTTGTTTCAAAACCCATTTGTCCAGTTGCACAAAATACACAACCCATTGCACACCCTATTTGTGTTGAAACACAGATAGTTGATCTTGGATGACCACCAATTTTTGTTGGCTCGTATTGCATTAGAACAGTTTCAACTGAAGAGCCATCAGATAGTTCCAACAATAATTTAGTAGTATCACCATCATCACTTACGACACGATGAATTTCTTTTGCTGAACCAATGGTGTAGCCTGCTTCTGTAAATTCTTCTCGTAATTTTTTTGGAAGTTGAGGAATATCGTTAATGTCTTTTGGGAATTTGTAATAGAGTGGAAGTAAGATTTGGTCTGCTCTGTATCTATCATAACCCATATCAATTACTAATTTTTCCATTTCCTCAGGAAGTAATCGATAAAGATCTGTCATGATTAACGTAGTTAATCAAATGATATTATAATTTAATCAATATTGAAAAAATGAAAATGTAAAAAGAGTAAGATTACTCTTCTACAGGTTCTGAATCATCTGCTTCAGCATCTACTGGAGGTGCTTCTACAGTTTCAACTTCTGGTGTTTTGGCAGTTACCTCTACTTCAGGAGTTTCTGTAGATTCTCCAGGAGTTTCTACTTTGGTCTCTACCTCAGGCTCTTTTGCCTTTTTGGTAGTTGCTTTTTTGGTAGTTTTTTTGGTCTTTTTCTCAGCCTCTTCAGGGTCAATGACACCTGCTTCACCTAGAGCAAAGATTACCTCTTCCTCAGGATGGTGAGGACTGTCTACCATTCTAGCAATTCGTTTCTTGCCAGATTTCTTAAAGTAGATTCTGTAGGTACTAGTATGTGCAACTACATTTCCACCAATTGGACGAGTTGGATCGCCAAAGAAGACATCAGGAGATGCCATAACTTGGTTTGTTGCAATTGCAGCACAATTGTAAGTTTCTGCAATTCTGGATAACAGATGAACAAAGTGATTTAGTTTTTGTTGTCTGTTTGAGAGTGTTCCTCGTCCTAAATATTCAGAACGGAACAATCCAACTGCAGAATCTGCAACAATTAGTTTGATATTGTTTTCTTCAATGATTGGGCCAGCTTCTTCTAGAATCAATGTTTGATGTGCACTATTGTATGCACGAGCAACAATGATGTTGTCTAGAACTTTTTCTGGATCCATCTCATGAGCTTGAGCGATAGATACAATTCTTTCAGGTCTGAAAGTGTTTTCAGTATCAATGTACAAAACACTGCCTTCAAGTCCACCTTCCTCTTTGGTCTTTTGAACCATAACAGACATTGTATGGGCAAATTGTGTTTTACCACAACCAAATTCTCCATAAACTTCTGTCAAGGCTTGTGTCTCAAGACCACCATCAAATAGTGTGTCAAGACAGTTTGTACCAGTTGTAATTTTACCAATACTTTGACGGTGCTTGTAAATTTCACTTGCACTTGTAAAGTGTTTGGCAATTAATCCACCATCAACTAGATGTTGACGTGCTTTATTGACAATTTTTTCAGCAGTGTCCTTTTCCATTCCAGTTATTTCTGCAATTTCTACAGGACCTCTGACGATGAGGTCCATGACGTTGTGGACACCTGCATCGGATAATTTTCTAGTTGTCACAGGACCTACGCCCTCTAAACTATCTAATCTTAAATCTTCTACCATACCGTATGGTACGGTACCAGTACTTTATAAGAGTATTGTTTTAGAAAATGATCGTAAAATGATAAAATTTTTGAAAAATGACTATCGTCTCTTTCTTCTTTGTCCAGGTTTGTTTTGACCAGGAAATCTACCTAGAACAAATCTCTTTTTGAAGTTGCTCTTATTTCTAAGACTAGAGTTGGTACCGACAATTTTACGTCCTTCCACCTTTGGAGTTTGCCCTCTTACTTTACCTGCTTTTGTAAGCGAACCGTGAGTTGCCATAATCTACATCACAAATTAACGAATTTATGTATTTGGAATTCTATCGGTACTTTGCCTTTACAGTCTCAATGACATGTTCGTGTTCACGACCCTTCTTGCGGGCATATCTCTCCATAGCACCTAATGGAACACCGCCAAGAGAACGTGCAATTGCGTTGAAAAAGTATCTCTGAGGACCCTTAGAACCAGTTCTAGTCATGAATTTTTGAATACCATATTTGAAATTGTGCTGCCATGTCTTGTACAAAACACCTAGTTGTGCAGGAGTCATCTCATTTCCAATGTTAAAGAAGTCAGATTTTTCTAATAATCCAATTGGAACAAATGTCAAGGCAGTTGTAGTAAACATTGATTCAGGTTGTTCACGTTCTAATTCACTAATCAAACGAATTGTCTCCCAAGAATCTTCTGGTTGTTCATCATTGTCTAGTCCCATAATCAAAGTAAATGCTGGAATCCAATAATCTTGGTTTAAGGTCTTTACACCTTCTTTTACAACCCAATGCCACTCATCAGGAGAGTATGGTGCAAGTTTTCTATCAGCATATTTTCCAATTAGTCTCAAACTTCCAGTCTCAAATCCGGCTTGAACACCAATCATGTTGTCAGGGCCTGCTTTCATGATTTTAGATAGATTTGGAATTAATTTCTCATCAGCAATTGCTCCTGCCAATGTACCATGTGTTGGGTTTGTGTGTTCTACACCAGTAGACATGATTGCAGTGAATAGTTCTTCTAGTGCTTCTCTGTTTGGTTCCATTCCTTTTGCAGTTCTAGGATCCATACCGTAAACGAAAATATCATCACTGTGAACCCATGCAGATTTTGAACCACCTTTCTTTATGTTAACTTCAATTTCTTTTTTGACTTTTTCTGGAGAATAGTATCTTAATGATCTTAATGTAACGTCACAGAATTTACAGCCTCTTCCACAACCTCTCATTACTTCAATCATTCCATGCATACTTGGTTCAACAATATCTGGAATTTCTTCTAGGTCAGGTCTGTCCCAAAAGTTTACAAATCTTCCATGAAGTTTTTTGCCGTTTCTCTCAAATTCTTTAATGTTAACTTTGAAATCACTTCTCTTTCTGAAAGGATCCATATTCTCAAAGTCGCCGTTAATCAAATAGTTGAAGAATCGTCCTGCATGTCCGTCAATTTCTGGTGCAATACCACCAAGCTCACCTTCCAAGATTGCATAAATTCCAAACTCTTCAATTTTCTCTGGGTCATAGTTGTATTGCCAAGTTCCAGATGCACCAGAGATTACTTTGGCTTTGCTGCCAGTTTTAGCTTTTGCAGCTTTGATTCTATGGTGTAATTCAGTATTGTAGTATTCATCGTATGATGTTTGTTTTCTACCATAAGTAAATGTCATAGTTACTGGTCCCATTCCTAGTGGGTCCATCTCATATGTTCCAACAACTAGTGTTTCAGGTCCAATGAATTTTTCAATGTGGTCTGGGTGTGCAACGACAACATCTTGTCTGCTAAATCCATCTCGAAGTAAACCAGCTTCGAGTTTTCTCAAACCATATGGAGCATAATTTGCAACACCATTTGTGTGTGGAATATAATTACAGATAAAATCAAACAAAAGCTTTGGAGTTACTTGTTTTCCAAGAATCTTGTACCAAAAGCTCTTTGGGTCTCTATTAGGATCAATAGCTGGAGCACATCCAAAAAATGTCGCAAGAGACAATCCTCTATAAGGCGACATTAATGTACGATCAGCAGTTAAAACGATCTTTGGAGTTCCCATTCCCTTCACGAAATTAATTTTCTGATTTATTTTAAACCTTGCTGGTCAAATCTAATAATTTTCTAATATTCCAGCCTTGTTTCTGTGAAATTTACCAAATTCCTTGTTTTGAGATAGATGCTGACCATCAAAGACGGTTCCATCCTTACAGACTAGATCTTCACCCACACAGCAGCTACCACAAATTCCAACGCCGCACTTCATCATTCTCTCAAGACTGGCCTGTACAAAGATACCTCTAGAATGGGCAGATTGGACTGTTTTGTACATCATTATTTCAGGCCCACAGACATAGACTCCATCAAATTTTATTTGGTCTACATGTTTTTCAACCAAATCAGTGACAAAGCCTTTTTCACCATAACTGCCATCATCAGTTGACACGATTACCTTGTGAGGATTATTTTCCAATAGTCTATTTGCCAAATCTTCAAAGAATACTTCGTCTTTAGACTTTGCACCAATTAAGACAGTAATATCATCTGTAGGTTTTACATGTGTGAGCAATCTCATCATAGGAACAAGACCAGTTCCACCACCAACTAGCAATAATTTTCCTTCTTTAAGATCAAAAGAATTTCCATAAGGTCCACGAATTCCAATTTGCTCTCCAACTTTGACATTAAACAGACCAGTAGAAGCTGCACCGTGTTTTCTAACAGTAAATGCTGCTTTTCCAGATTCATCTGAAATCATTACACTCATTGGTAGTTCATTTATTCCTGGAATCCAAACCATTGCAAATTGTCCTGGAAGAACATTTGACATTACCTCATCAGAAAAGACTAGAGTTCTAACAGTAGGAGTTTCATCAATTACTTTTTCAACTGTAACGATTGTTGTGTGATTATGATTTCTTTGCAAGACCTATCATCTCCTCAATTTTTGAATAATTTTTCTTTTCCATGTATTGTAAAATTCCGGTATTGATTTCATTAAACACATCTATCCAATTGTCACCTATTGCACTTCCAAGTTGTACAGATGAAGCTCCTGCTAAGAAAAATTCTACTGCATCTTCCCAAGTAGATATACCACCGCATCCAATTATTGGGATGTCATATTTTGATGAAATTTCATAAACACATCTCAATGCAATTGGTTTGATTGGAGTTCCAGATAATCCTCCAAATTTATTGCTCAAAATAGGACGTTGTGTTTCAACATCTATTGCCATTGACCTAACTGTGTTAATGGCAGTAATGGCATCAATTCCAGATTCAATAGCAGTGCCTACAGTGTTGAGATAATGAGTAGTTCCTAGACCAACTTTAGCAATTACAGGTACATTAGTTGAATTTTTAACAGTGGTAACAATTTTCTTTACCAATTCAGGATCATCACCTACTTCTAAGCCGACTTTGGCAACATGGGGACAAGATAGATTCAACTCATATGCTGTGACTTTACAGTTTTCAAATTGTTTTATCATTTTTTCAAAGTCTTCAGGGATTGAACCAACAAGACTCACAATAATTGGAACATCCTGATTTGGTTCAATCATTTTTGCAAAATTTTCTGCTCCAGGATTTGATAACCCTACAGCATTAATCCATCCACCTCCTTTGACACTAAAGATAGTTGGGTTTGGATATCCCTCCCAAGGTTCGGTACTAAGGGATTTTGTAACAACAGCTCCTGCTCCTGAGCGATATAGACGACTAAAAACATCTAGTGAAATTCCTAAAATTCCAGATGCAAGCATCACAGGCCTGTCTAATTGAATTGGACCTATTGAAGTTGCAAGATTGGGCTCCACTTTGATTAATGAGGGTAGTTTCGAATATAACAGTTGATTTGTGATTCTAGTACCTTTTTTAAAGGTGGTTTAGATTGAACTAGACATGTATTCTGTGATTTTAACAGAATTGGGAATCTCAGTTTTTGATGATGAAAAACTAGAAAAATCATTTTCATTTTCAAATCCTGTAAAAGAGTATCTCTCAATAAAAAATAAAGAATCAAAATTAAACGAGGTTATCAATTATTTGGCTTCAATTCAAAGAGGAGTCTCAGTAAGTGATGATTCACTACTTGCTATTTTGAAAAAAAATAATATAGATTCTCAAATTATGGAAGATTCAGAATTAGAGAGAATTCAAGCATCAAAACCACAAATCATTGTTGATTCAGGTTTTGCATCAAATCCTCAAGATGCTTTAGGAAAGTTAAGAGAATTTGCTTTAGGATTATCATCTTCAAAGGTTACTGAAGTTTCTGAAAGTCCAGATCTTCATATCATTCAAGCAATCAATTCACTAGATGAAATTGACAAAATTGCAAATGCTCTTAGTTCAAGATTAAGAGAATGGTATGGATTACATTTTCCAGAATTAGATAACATCATTGATAGTATTAATGGATATGCACAAATTGTTATGGCAGGAAAACGAGAGTCGCTAACAAAACAAGTTTTTGAAGATGCAGGTTTTCCAGAATCAAAAGTAGAGATGTTGTCTTTAATTTCTACAAAAAGCAGAGGGGGAGATATCTCTGATGTAAATCTTGCAATTGTTCAATCAATTGCAAAACAAATTTTAGATTTTCATGATTTGCGTAAAAAACTTGAAGAACATGTTGAATCAGAAATGGAAACTATTGCACCAAATCTTTCTGCAATACTTGGTACAACAGTAGGTGCTAGAATTTTAGGAAGAGCTGGCAGTCTTAAGAGATTAGCTTCACTTCCAGCAAGCACAATTCAAGTTCTTGGAGCAGAAAAAGCATTGTTTAGATCATTGAAAACTGGTTCTCAACCACCAAAACACGGACTATTATTCCAACATGCAATGGTTCATGCTGCACCTAGATGGCAAAGAGGAAAAATTGCACGTGCCATTGCTGCAAAAGCAGTCATTGCTGCTAGAGTTGACGTCTACGGAGAGGGCCTAAACAGTACACTACTTGAGAAACTCAATGTCAGGGTTGATGAAATTGGAAAGAAATACGAAAACCCAACTGAAAAAGATACCAGAAGACCAGAATCATTTAGACGAGATGGAGGCAATTTCAGAGATAATCGCAGACGTAGAGATGACAGAGGCGGACGTAGAGATGACAGAGGCGGACGTAGAGATGACAGAGGCGGACGTAGAGATGACAGAGGCGGACGTAGAGATGACAGAGGCGGACGTAGAGATGACAGAGGCGGACGTAGAGATGACAGAGGCGGACGTAGAGATGACAGAGGCGGACGTAGAGATGACAGACCAAGTTCAAATAAAAATAAAAAGAGAAAACAGTTTGGAAGAAGATAATCCATCATTTTTCTGGATAAAATCTGAAGGCCAGCAAAAATTAGCTACTGAAAATTTAGTTCCGGGTAATCAGGTGTATAAAGAAAAACTAATCATCAAAAAAGGAATAGAATACAGACTATGGGATCCTTTTAGAAGTAAATTAGCAGCTGCGATAATGAATGAGTTAGAAGATTTTCCTTTTGAAAATAAAACTAAAGTGTTGTATCTAGGGGCATCAACTGGAACAACTGTTAGTCACATTTCAGATATTGTAGGACCAAGCGGAATTGTATTTGCAGTAGAGCATGCAAGTAGAGTTGCAAGGGATTTTCTAGACAGAGTTGCAGCATACAGAAAAAATATTATGCCAATTCTTCAAGATGCACGAAAACCAAAAGAGTATTTTTCAGTATTTGGTAAAGTAGACGTAGTCTACGTAGATATTGCACAACCTGATCAGACAGAAATTGCAATAGATAATTGTGAAATGTTTCTAAAAAAAGATGGATATTTCTTTCTAGTAATTAAAACAAGAAGTATTGATGTAACAAAGTCACCAAAAAAGATTGTAGAGGAAGAGACACAAAAACTGAAAGCAAAATTTGAAATATTACAGACAATAGATTTGCATCCATATGACAAAGATCATGCTATAGTTATCGCAAAATTCAGTGGTTAGCCATTTAGAATTTTTTGAACAGGTTTCCAGCTCTTGCGTACAAATGTAGGGAGAGATTTGCTGGTTTTGTAGTATCTAGTCACAAATTTGACCGTTTTAGAGTCAGAAGGATACCCACTTCCAAGATCATAGGTTTTTCGTAGTTTTTCAATTGCCCTATCACGCGTAACTTTAGCAATAATTGAGGCTGCAGAAACTACTACAAATCGACTATCTGCATGATGATAGGATTTGATTTTATGATTATCAGATAGTTTTGATATTTCTTTTCCAAATCTTTTAGGATTTACATCACAAGAATCAACATAGGATGTATCAGGATCTAGTTTTAAAACAACTTTTGCCATGTATTTTGCTTCAAGTTCATTCAAACCGTGTTTTTTCACACTTGCATCAATAGATCTTGGGGTAATTTTTGCAATGTAATAATCATCAACTAATTCAATAATTTGTTTGTAAAGTAGCTCTCTGCTTTTTGGAGAAAGTTTCTTTGAATCCTTTACTCCTAATGAAGAAAGTTTTCTCAAGTTTTTTTTATTAATAGAAATTCCAGAAATTACTAGTGGACCAAGCATAGAACCACGTCCTGCATCATCAACTCCACAAATTTGCACGAATTTTGTCTTAAAACACAAGTATTAAACCGTTATAGGTTTTGAAAAAATAGAAGGCAGTTGGAAATACCAAATGAATCACTTCAAGAAATTGTTGAAGGAAAGACAAAATTGTTAGTTCCAAAAGGATCAATTACAGAAAAAGTTCCACCAAAAGAACCAGCATTTTTTAATCCAAAAGCAAGGTTGAATAGAGATTTTTCAATTATTGCATATGCAGCGTTTTTAAAAAATTTTCAAGGTCCAAAAATTTTCTTGGAAGGATTATCAGGTATTGGTGCTAGGGGATTACGAGTTGCAAATGAATTAAAAATTGATAATTTGGTAATCAACGATCTTAATCCAACTGCATTGAAGATGGCTGAATATTCAGCAAAACTCAATGAAATCAAAAATGTAGAATTTTTGGAAAAAGAGGTGTGTAGATTTTTTAGTAATTTTTCAAAAAAAGGTGAAAGAGGTTCGATTGTAGATATAGACCCATTTGGCTCTCCTGCGGCATTTTTTGACTGTGGGATCAGGGCAACCATGCATGGAGGGATTTTATCAGTTGCAGCCACAGATTTGCAGGTGCTAAATGGACTTTTCCAGAGTGCCTGCAAGAGAAAATACGGAGGGGTTCCAGTCAGAGCTGAATACGGAAATGAGATTGCAATTAGATTGGTGCTTGGATGTCTGAGAATGGTAGCAGCAAGATTAGGAGTAGAAGTGGAACCCATGTTTGTTGAAAGTGACATGCACTACTATAGAACATATGTCAAAGTTCGAAACAGACCTGATCAAGATGAAAACATTGGATATATTTTACATTGCAAAAATTGTGGGCATCGAGAAATGGCGTTAGAACAAAAACAAGAATGCAAATTATGTAAATCAAAAATCAGCATTGCAGGTCCATTATGGATTGGAAAAATTTTTGATAAAAAATTCATTGAAAATATGTTAATCCAGATTCCAAATTTAGAAGTGGATAAAGTTTGTGAAAAAACACTAAACAAATGTATGCTAGAGGCAGAGATGCCAGGAATGTATTACACATTAGATGAAATTGCAAAAAAGATGAAATCATCTCCACCAAAATTAGAAGATGTTATTGAAAACTTAAAAAAAAATAAGTTCGTAGCTAGTATAACATCATTTAGTCCGACAGGATTTAGAACTAATGCAAACATTAACGAGATAACAAAAATTTTTGAGACTATCCAATAAAACCTAAACAGACATAATATAACTCACTACTTTGCTTTCTGCTAGCTTTAGGTTTTGTGAGGTTTATTCTTGCAAATTTTTTCTTTACATAATCTCTAAACTCCATAGAATATTCACCATCAAAGACCTTGAATACAGCATTACCTTTGTGTGCTAGTACTTTATCCATGATTTTGGTGCAATCATAATTTAGAGAAATTTGTTTTGCATGATCAACAGACCAATTTCCACTAACTTTGGGGGAAAGATCACAAATCACAGCATTAACTTTACGCTCAAAATAGTTCATTACATCATCAACCACATTCTCATCTTCAATATCACCTCTCAAAATTTCTGCTCCTGGAATTTCCTCAACATAAGACAAGTCAATCCCCATAACTTTGCCCTGGTTTCCTGCTAGCTTGATTGCCATCTGGGTCCAGCCACCAGGAGCACAGCCAAGGTCAAGAACGTAAAAACCAGGACCGATAATTCGATAAGACTGATTTAGTTCTTTGAGTTTGTATGCAGCTCTGCTTCGAAAACCTTGCTCATGTGCTAATTTTCGATAGTGATCTTTTCGTGCATCTAATAGTTTCATTTGGCCTTCGCAGGTTTTTTCATCTCAGCAATTACCCAATCTTCAATGAATTGGCAGTTTCTAGGACTGATTTCACCTTCAAGTGAGCATTTCTGTTCAACAGGACAAACCAAGCAGGGAGAATTTTCAATTGACTGTGTACTAATTGGAGTTTTCTTTAAAATTAATTTGTATGTCCAACGATTCTTTTCAAGCATTTTTTCTCTAGTGATAAAACCAATTCTTTCAAGTTTTAATGACAGACGGGAACCATCACGACTTGTAAGTTTGAGTTTCTTCCACAATTCACTTTGAAACATTCCTTCTGATTCACGTTCAGCCAAAATATCACAGACTTTGTTTGTGAGTCTTTCCATGTCTACTTTTTCTATTTGGAAATTTTCAATTTCTTCATCAGATAATTGCTCTTCTAATTCTTCCTCAGGGGTTAATTCTTCGATTCTTTTTTGCTCTTCTAATTCTTTTTTGGTTAATTTTTTAGGTTTTTCAGGTTTTGCTTCTGCTTTCTTTGTTGTTTTCTTTGTAGGTTTTGCTTCTGCTTTCTTTGTTGTTTTCTTTGTAGGTTTTGCTTCTGCTTTCTTTGTTGTTTTCTTT
This genomic interval carries:
- the rnhB gene encoding ribonuclease HII; the protein is MQICGVDDAGRGSMLGPLVISGISINKKNLRKLSSLGVKDSKKLSPKSRELLYKQIIELVDDYYIAKITPRSIDASVKKHGLNELEAKYMAKVVLKLDPDTSYVDSCDVNPKRFGKEISKLSDNHKIKSYHHADSRFVVVSAASIIAKVTRDRAIEKLRKTYDLGSGYPSDSKTVKFVTRYYKTSKSLPTFVRKSWKPVQKILNG
- a CDS encoding tRNA (guanine(10)-N(2))-dimethyltransferase; the encoded protein is MEIPNESLQEIVEGKTKLLVPKGSITEKVPPKEPAFFNPKARLNRDFSIIAYAAFLKNFQGPKIFLEGLSGIGARGLRVANELKIDNLVINDLNPTALKMAEYSAKLNEIKNVEFLEKEVCRFFSNFSKKGERGSIVDIDPFGSPAAFFDCGIRATMHGGILSVAATDLQVLNGLFQSACKRKYGGVPVRAEYGNEIAIRLVLGCLRMVAARLGVEVEPMFVESDMHYYRTYVKVRNRPDQDENIGYILHCKNCGHREMALEQKQECKLCKSKISIAGPLWIGKIFDKKFIENMLIQIPNLEVDKVCEKTLNKCMLEAEMPGMYYTLDEIAKKMKSSPPKLEDVIENLKKNKFVASITSFSPTGFRTNANINEITKIFETIQ
- a CDS encoding dihydroorotate dehydrogenase electron transfer subunit → MQRNHNHTTIVTVEKVIDETPTVRTLVFSDEVMSNVLPGQFAMVWIPGINELPMSVMISDESGKAAFTVRKHGAASTGLFNVKVGEQIGIRGPYGNSFDLKEGKLLLVGGGTGLVPMMRLLTHVKPTDDITVLIGAKSKDEVFFEDLANRLLENNPHKVIVSTDDGSYGEKGFVTDLVEKHVDQIKFDGVYVCGPEIMMYKTVQSAHSRGIFVQASLERMMKCGVGICGSCCVGEDLVCKDGTVFDGQHLSQNKEFGKFHRNKAGILENY
- a CDS encoding dihydroorotate dehydrogenase gives rise to the protein MEPNLATSIGPIQLDRPVMLASGILGISLDVFSRLYRSGAGAVVTKSLSTEPWEGYPNPTIFSVKGGGWINAVGLSNPGAENFAKMIEPNQDVPIIVSLVGSIPEDFEKMIKQFENCKVTAYELNLSCPHVAKVGLEVGDDPELVKKIVTTVKNSTNVPVIAKVGLGTTHYLNTVGTAIESGIDAITAINTVRSMAIDVETQRPILSNKFGGLSGTPIKPIALRCVYEISSKYDIPIIGCGGISTWEDAVEFFLAGASSVQLGSAIGDNWIDVFNEINTGILQYMEKKNYSKIEEMIGLAKKS
- a CDS encoding NOP5/NOP56 family protein, encoding MYSVILTELGISVFDDEKLEKSFSFSNPVKEYLSIKNKESKLNEVINYLASIQRGVSVSDDSLLAILKKNNIDSQIMEDSELERIQASKPQIIVDSGFASNPQDALGKLREFALGLSSSKVTEVSESPDLHIIQAINSLDEIDKIANALSSRLREWYGLHFPELDNIIDSINGYAQIVMAGKRESLTKQVFEDAGFPESKVEMLSLISTKSRGGDISDVNLAIVQSIAKQILDFHDLRKKLEEHVESEMETIAPNLSAILGTTVGARILGRAGSLKRLASLPASTIQVLGAEKALFRSLKTGSQPPKHGLLFQHAMVHAAPRWQRGKIARAIAAKAVIAARVDVYGEGLNSTLLEKLNVRVDEIGKKYENPTEKDTRRPESFRRDGGNFRDNRRRRDDRGGRRDDRGGRRDDRGGRRDDRGGRRDDRGGRRDDRGGRRDDRGGRRDDRGGRRDDRPSSNKNKKRKQFGRR
- a CDS encoding RlmE family RNA methyltransferase; translated protein: MKLLDARKDHYRKLAHEQGFRSRAAYKLKELNQSYRIIGPGFYVLDLGCAPGGWTQMAIKLAGNQGKVMGIDLSYVEEIPGAEILRGDIEDENVVDDVMNYFERKVNAVICDLSPKVSGNWSVDHAKQISLNYDCTKIMDKVLAHKGNAVFKVFDGEYSMEFRDYVKKKFARINLTKPKASRKQSSELYYVCLGFIG
- a CDS encoding fibrillarin-like rRNA/tRNA 2'-O-methyltransferase translates to MEEDNPSFFWIKSEGQQKLATENLVPGNQVYKEKLIIKKGIEYRLWDPFRSKLAAAIMNELEDFPFENKTKVLYLGASTGTTVSHISDIVGPSGIVFAVEHASRVARDFLDRVAAYRKNIMPILQDARKPKEYFSVFGKVDVVYVDIAQPDQTEIAIDNCEMFLKKDGYFFLVIKTRSIDVTKSPKKIVEEETQKLKAKFEILQTIDLHPYDKDHAIVIAKFSG